CTGGACACGCTGGAAGGCATCCGCAAGTCGTTCAACGACGCGCAACCGTCCGGAAAGAAGGTATCGCTTGCCGATCTCATCGTACTGGGCGGCGCCGCGGCAGTGGAAGCAGCGGCCAAGGCTGCCGGTCACGACGTCGAGATTCCGTTCACGCCGGGCCGCACGGATGCGTCGCAGGAACAGACCGATGTCGAGTCCTTCGCTGTGCTGGAGCCCGTCGCTGACGGATTCCGCAACTACCTCAAGGCCGACTACAGCATTCCGGCCGAGGCGTTGCTGGTCGACAGGGCGCAGCTCTTGACCCTGACGGCGCCCGAGATGGCCGTGCTGATCGGCGGCCTGCGCGTTCTGGGCGCCAATGTCGGTGATTCCGCGCATGGCGTTTTCACGACCCGGCCTGGAACACTGACCAACGACTTCTTCGTCAGCCTGCTCGACATGGGCACGGCCTGGAAGCCGGTTTCAGCGGCGGAGGACGTTTTCGAAGGACGGGATCGCAAGACCGGCGAGCTGAAATGGACGGGCACGCGCGTCGATCTCGTTTTCGGCTCGAACTCCCAGTTGCGGGCCCTTGCCGAAGTCTATGGCGAGAACGACTCTCAGGAGAAGTTCGTGCGCGACTTCGTGGCGGCATGGAACAAGATCATGAACGCCGACCGCTTCGATATCGCGTGAACACAAGCGCAACGATGAAAAAAAAGGGCGCGGCGATGGCCGCGCCCTTTTTGTATCAGTCTTTCTCGAAGACGCCGGTCTTGGCGACGATGCCGGCGATCGCGCCGCCGATCAGCGGCGCCACGATGAAGAGCCAGAGCTGGCCGAGCGCCGCGCTGCCCGAAAACAGCGCCGGTCCGATGGAGCGGGCTGGATTGACGGATGTTCCCGTTACCGGGATGACCGCGAAATGGATCGCCGCAAGCGTGAGGCCGATGACGAGGCCCGCAAATGCGGTCGAGTGCTTGGTCGCCGTCACGCCGAGGATCACGGTCACGAAGACGAAGGTGGCGATCAACTCGATGAGGAAAGCCGAACTGGCGCCCCATACTGCCGGGTCCCAGCCATTGGCGCCGAAGCCGCCCGTATGTCCACCGGTCTTGCCGGACACGATGATCAAAAGCGCAAGCGAGGCAAGGATGCCTCCGATGACCTGCGCGATGATGTAGCCGACGACCTGCCCGGTTGGCATGCGGCCGGCCAGCCAGACGCCGATGGTGACGGCCGGATTGAGATGCGCGCCGGAAATAGGGCCGATGGCATAGGCGGCGCAGATGACACCGATGCCGAAGGCCAGCCCTATCGCCTCCTGGCCGAGCGGCAGCGCGGCGCCGAAACCGCCGGTGACAACCGAGGCCGTGCCGAGGAACACGAGCAGAAATGTCCCGAGAACTTCTGCGAGATAGGTTTTCATGGAGATGACCCCTCAAGAACAATCACACCGCAAGACTTCTACGACTTTCGTCTGAGTCGCAACGTGCACTGCACAAATCAGGGGCGGCATGTTCCGCGAAGCAGGCGATGGAGTGCATTAGCCTGCTGGCGCGTCGGCTTGTATTGATGGCACAGCAGCTATAGCAAGACGCCCGAACGGGTTGGCCGATACGGGGTACCGGAATGCGACTTGGCGGACGGTTGGCTGCGGCCATCGAAGTGCTGGAAGATATCGAGCGGCGGCATCGGCCCGTCGCGGATGCGTTGAAGGACTGGGGACTGTCGCACCGTTTTGCCGGGGCAGGGGACCGGGCAGCGATCGGCAACATTGTGTACGATGCGCTGCGTCGGAAGCGCTCGGCGGGCTGGCTCCTCGGTGCCGAAACGCCGCGTGCGCTGGGCTTTGGCGCTCTCTTGCTGGATGGCCTGACGCCGGAGCGGCTCAATACCGAACTCGATGGCGACCGTTTCGCGCCTCCGCCGCTCGATGATGCCGAACGTGCGACGATCGGCAAACAGCGGAAAGCGCCCATGCCCGAAGCGGTGGCGGCTGACTGTCCGGACTGGTGCGTGCCCTTGCTGCGCGGCGCCTATGGCGAGGGCTGGGTGGCTGAGGCGAAGGCTCTTGCCGCGCGCCCACCTCTCGACCTGCGCATCAACACGCTGAAGGCGAACCGTTCCAGGGTTCTGGCGGAACTGGAGGAAACAGGCGTCGCTCCGGCGGCGATTGCGCCGAATGGCCTGCGAATTCCACCGATCGAGGGTTATGGCAGGCATCCGAACGTGCAGGCCGAACCCGCCTTCCGGCAGGGCTGGTTCGAAGTGCAGGACGAAGGGTCGCAGATCGTCGCCCATCTCGCCGGCGTTGTGCCCGGCATGGAGGTGCTGGACTTCTGCGCCGGCGCAGGCGGCAAGACGCTCGCCATGGCGGCGGAAATGGAGAACAAGGGCTCGATCTTTGCCTATGATGCCGAAAAGCAGCGGCTGGCGCCGATCTTCGAACGGTTGACACGTGCGGGCGTCACCAATGTCGAGGTGGTCAGCCGCCTCGCGGCGCTGGAGGGGCGCGCGGAGAGTTTCGATCTGGTGCTGGTCGACGCGCCCTGCACCGGCAGCGGTACGTGGCGCCGACGCCCGGATGCCAAATGGCGGCTGTCTGACAGGCAACTTGACGTCCGCCGGGGCGAACAGTCGGCAATACTGGACCGCGCCGCCGGCTTCGTGAAGCCCGGCGGCAGGCTGGCCTACATCACCTGCTCTGTGTTTGACGAGGAAAACGCCGACCAGATCTCTGAATTCCTCGCACGCACGCCGGGCTGGGTGGCCGAGGATCACGAGGCGCTCTGGTCGAGCCGCTTTCCGGAGGCGCGCGACAAGGCTTACGTGAGCCAGACGGAAGGCATCC
The window above is part of the Rhizobiaceae bacterium genome. Proteins encoded here:
- a CDS encoding MIP family channel protein — encoded protein: MKTYLAEVLGTFLLVFLGTASVVTGGFGAALPLGQEAIGLAFGIGVICAAYAIGPISGAHLNPAVTIGVWLAGRMPTGQVVGYIIAQVIGGILASLALLIIVSGKTGGHTGGFGANGWDPAVWGASSAFLIELIATFVFVTVILGVTATKHSTAFAGLVIGLTLAAIHFAVIPVTGTSVNPARSIGPALFSGSAALGQLWLFIVAPLIGGAIAGIVAKTGVFEKD
- a CDS encoding RsmB/NOP family class I SAM-dependent RNA methyltransferase is translated as MRLGGRLAAAIEVLEDIERRHRPVADALKDWGLSHRFAGAGDRAAIGNIVYDALRRKRSAGWLLGAETPRALGFGALLLDGLTPERLNTELDGDRFAPPPLDDAERATIGKQRKAPMPEAVAADCPDWCVPLLRGAYGEGWVAEAKALAARPPLDLRINTLKANRSRVLAELEETGVAPAAIAPNGLRIPPIEGYGRHPNVQAEPAFRQGWFEVQDEGSQIVAHLAGVVPGMEVLDFCAGAGGKTLAMAAEMENKGSIFAYDAEKQRLAPIFERLTRAGVTNVEVVSRLAALEGRAESFDLVLVDAPCTGSGTWRRRPDAKWRLSDRQLDVRRGEQSAILDRAAGFVKPGGRLAYITCSVFDEENADQISEFLARTPGWVAEDHEALWSSRFPEARDKAYVSQTEGIRLSPGLTATDGFYFAALRRAGAGA